The Agrobacterium cucumeris genome has a segment encoding these proteins:
- a CDS encoding organic hydroperoxide resistance protein, with the protein MTRIETVLYTGKTRTTGGRDGSAQSDDGALGIKLSPPGSGKPGTNPEQLFAAGWSACFIGAMTKAAAKHQLRLPADTTVDAEVDLGTTGGEFFLQARLSISLPGIDRPVAQAIIEDAHQICPYSKATRGNIDVTLKLA; encoded by the coding sequence ATGACCAGAATCGAGACTGTTCTTTATACCGGCAAGACCCGTACGACCGGCGGACGTGACGGATCGGCACAAAGCGATGATGGCGCGCTCGGCATCAAGCTCTCGCCTCCGGGCAGCGGAAAGCCGGGTACAAATCCCGAACAGCTTTTTGCGGCCGGCTGGTCGGCATGTTTCATCGGCGCCATGACAAAGGCAGCGGCGAAACACCAGCTCCGGCTCCCAGCCGACACCACCGTCGATGCGGAAGTTGACCTCGGCACGACGGGCGGCGAGTTCTTTCTGCAGGCGCGCCTGTCGATCAGCCTGCCCGGCATTGATCGCCCCGTCGCGCAGGCGATCATCGAGGACGCCCATCAGATCTGCCCTTATTCGAAGGCAACGAGGGGGAACATCGATGTTACGCTCAAGCTCGCTTAA
- a CDS encoding alpha/beta hydrolase codes for MPHRLAPKFALAVATALIAFAAQAAEVKNIVIVHGALADGSAWRRATDILQSRGFNVTIVQEPITALADDVAATNRVLDLQQGPSLLVGHSYSGMVISEAGNRPDVAGLVYVAAFQPEKGESLLDLAGSKPPAGTGIKPTKDGAFLYLDPAVFAQDFAGDLPHEDAAFMARSQVFAAKAAFAAKAGEPAWKTKKSWSIVATQDRSINPDLERDMAKRAGSVVTEIAASHAVFASQPEKVADVIEQAARQSAK; via the coding sequence ATGCCCCATCGTCTAGCGCCAAAATTCGCGCTTGCCGTCGCAACCGCACTGATCGCTTTTGCCGCGCAGGCGGCAGAGGTGAAGAATATCGTCATAGTCCATGGCGCGCTGGCCGATGGTTCGGCCTGGCGCAGGGCGACAGACATCCTTCAAAGTCGCGGTTTCAACGTCACGATCGTGCAGGAGCCCATCACCGCTCTCGCCGATGACGTGGCGGCCACCAACCGGGTCCTCGATCTCCAACAGGGCCCCAGTTTGCTGGTTGGGCACAGCTACAGCGGGATGGTGATCTCCGAAGCGGGGAACCGGCCGGATGTTGCAGGGCTCGTCTATGTCGCCGCCTTCCAGCCCGAAAAAGGAGAGAGCCTTCTCGATCTCGCCGGCTCGAAACCGCCCGCCGGCACAGGCATCAAGCCGACGAAGGATGGCGCGTTCCTCTATCTCGATCCGGCCGTCTTTGCACAAGATTTCGCCGGCGACCTGCCGCATGAGGACGCCGCCTTCATGGCAAGAAGTCAAGTCTTCGCCGCCAAGGCCGCCTTTGCCGCCAAGGCCGGCGAACCGGCCTGGAAAACCAAGAAAAGCTGGTCGATTGTCGCAACGCAGGACCGGTCGATCAACCCCGATCTGGAGCGTGACATGGCCAAGCGCGCCGGCAGTGTGGTGACCGAGATTGCGGCAAGCCACGCGGTCTTCGCCTCCCAGCCCGAAAAAGTCGCTGACGTCATCGAACAGGCCGCCCGCCAATCCGCGAAATAA
- a CDS encoding cytochrome c biogenesis protein DipZ yields the protein MTFLVIAYLGGALTILSPCILPILPFVFARAGQPFLRSTLPLLAGMAATFCAVATLAAVGGSWAISANEYGRFGALALLAVFGVALVSPHVASIITRPVVDLGNRLANAAGKPGSMPAVAGSLTLGIATGLLWAPCAGPILGLVLTGAALKGANLETSLLLAAYAAGAVTSLAVAILVGGRVFTAMKRSLGFSERIRQALGAAVLAGVAVIALGLDTGFLAQISYANTASFEQQVLDRLHTTKAPEVETAAADGAATARSSLPIEGKAPSLDGAVEWLNSQPLTREQLHGKVVLVDFWTYSCINCIRTIPYVRAWAEKYRDQGLVVIGVHAPEFAFEKKIDNVRQAVAGFKIDYPVAIDNDYRIWRAFDNSYWPAHYLIDAKGQIRYHHFGEGDYRQTEEAIQDLLREAGSSASATEPVNPQATGAEAGADIGHIRSGETYIGYRQARNFASNEAIRTDMPRDYSVATPALNEWGLSGSWTVGAEAAALDAADGGITYRFNARDLHLVLGPDAAGKPVRFQVTIDGHPPGEDHGADTDAEGNGAITSTRLYQLVRQSGTVEARTFAIRFLDPGVQAYAFTFG from the coding sequence ATGACGTTTCTGGTCATTGCCTATCTCGGAGGGGCGCTGACAATTCTCAGCCCCTGTATCCTGCCCATCCTCCCCTTCGTTTTTGCGCGGGCGGGGCAACCGTTCCTGCGCAGCACGCTGCCCCTGCTTGCGGGAATGGCGGCAACCTTCTGCGCCGTTGCGACACTGGCCGCCGTGGGCGGCAGCTGGGCAATCAGCGCCAATGAATATGGCCGGTTCGGGGCGCTTGCGCTGCTTGCGGTCTTCGGTGTCGCGCTCGTCTCGCCCCATGTTGCCAGCATCATCACCCGCCCGGTCGTCGACCTGGGCAACCGGCTCGCCAATGCTGCGGGCAAGCCCGGGTCAATGCCGGCGGTCGCGGGCTCCCTGACGCTCGGCATCGCCACCGGCCTGTTATGGGCACCCTGCGCCGGACCGATCCTCGGGCTCGTGCTGACAGGCGCGGCCCTGAAGGGAGCCAATCTGGAAACCAGCCTGCTGCTTGCCGCCTATGCCGCCGGCGCAGTCACCTCGCTTGCCGTCGCCATACTGGTCGGAGGCAGGGTATTTACGGCCATGAAACGCTCACTGGGTTTCAGCGAGCGGATCCGGCAGGCGCTCGGCGCGGCGGTGCTTGCCGGCGTCGCAGTCATCGCACTCGGTCTGGATACGGGTTTCCTGGCGCAGATTTCCTATGCGAACACGGCATCCTTCGAACAGCAGGTGCTCGATCGGCTCCACACCACCAAAGCGCCTGAGGTGGAGACGGCGGCGGCCGATGGCGCTGCCACGGCCCGGTCGAGTTTGCCGATTGAGGGCAAGGCGCCATCGCTTGATGGTGCCGTCGAGTGGCTCAACTCCCAGCCGCTCACACGCGAACAGTTGCATGGCAAGGTCGTCCTCGTCGACTTCTGGACCTATTCATGCATCAACTGCATCCGCACTATTCCCTATGTGCGTGCCTGGGCGGAGAAATATCGGGATCAGGGCCTCGTCGTCATCGGCGTTCACGCCCCCGAATTCGCCTTCGAAAAGAAGATCGACAATGTCAGGCAGGCCGTCGCCGGCTTCAAGATCGACTACCCGGTGGCAATTGACAATGATTACAGGATCTGGCGCGCCTTCGATAACAGCTATTGGCCGGCGCATTACCTTATCGATGCCAAGGGCCAGATCCGCTACCACCATTTCGGCGAGGGCGATTACCGGCAGACCGAAGAGGCGATCCAGGACCTGCTGCGCGAGGCCGGCAGCAGCGCCTCTGCCACCGAACCGGTGAACCCGCAGGCGACAGGGGCCGAAGCCGGTGCGGATATCGGGCACATACGCTCGGGCGAAACCTATATAGGCTACCGGCAGGCTCGAAACTTCGCTTCGAACGAGGCGATACGTACAGACATGCCGCGCGACTATTCCGTCGCCACGCCGGCCCTCAACGAATGGGGGCTCTCCGGCAGTTGGACCGTTGGCGCGGAGGCGGCGGCACTGGATGCGGCTGATGGCGGCATTACCTATCGATTCAACGCCCGTGACCTGCATCTGGTCCTTGGGCCGGACGCCGCCGGAAAACCGGTTCGTTTCCAGGTCACCATCGACGGGCATCCGCCGGGTGAGGACCATGGCGCCGACACGGATGCCGAGGGCAATGGCGCTATCACCTCAACCCGCCTTTACCAGCTCGTCCGCCAGTCCGGCACCGTCGAAGCGCGAACCTTCGCCATCCGTTTCCTCGACCCCGGCGTACAGGCCTACGCCTTCACGTTCGGCTGA
- a CDS encoding ATP-binding protein — MNGPRLFTAWWPRSLRSRLFIILFTGLAIAYGLSFSILFAERYMSAKAVMLGTLEQDLAVSIAIIDRLPANERVQWVHRLSSSSYQLVLGPGLPGVSDMSGHGAEIAQRIEEAAGHRFPVRVESIPGDGKRLQAHLTLSDGAPLTIDVTPRGVMPLANWLPYVFAAQMALLLLCTWFAVRQTTRPLSTLAAAAEALEPGEKGLPMSESGPSEVAHAARAFNAMRDRVAQYLEERVQILAAISHDLQTPITRMRLRADMADDTPEKEKLVSDLREIERLVQDGIAYARSAHGNGEKSSRIDLASFIDSIAYDYQDTGKAVSVVGMVRGTASTKPHALRRILTNFIDNALKFGGSAEIKVDRRDEGTVVITVLDRGPGIPDEMLQNAMQPFFRIETSRNRDTGGTGLGLAIAQQLAGTIGGSVRLYNRQGGGLAAEVAFP, encoded by the coding sequence ATGAACGGCCCGCGCCTGTTCACCGCCTGGTGGCCGCGTTCATTGCGCTCCAGACTTTTCATCATCCTTTTTACCGGCCTTGCCATCGCCTACGGCCTGTCGTTCAGCATCCTCTTTGCCGAGCGATACATGTCGGCAAAGGCGGTCATGCTCGGCACTCTCGAGCAGGATCTGGCGGTATCGATCGCCATCATCGACCGCCTGCCTGCGAATGAGCGGGTGCAGTGGGTGCATCGCCTGAGCAGCAGCAGTTATCAACTCGTCCTCGGCCCCGGGCTTCCCGGTGTCTCGGACATGTCCGGCCACGGTGCCGAAATTGCGCAGAGGATCGAGGAGGCGGCGGGACACCGTTTTCCCGTGAGGGTCGAGTCCATTCCCGGTGACGGCAAGCGGCTTCAGGCGCATTTGACGCTATCGGACGGGGCGCCGTTGACAATCGACGTGACACCGCGCGGCGTGATGCCCCTGGCGAACTGGCTGCCTTATGTCTTCGCCGCCCAGATGGCGCTTCTGTTGCTTTGCACCTGGTTTGCAGTGCGACAGACGACCAGACCGCTCAGCACGCTTGCCGCGGCAGCGGAAGCGTTGGAACCGGGGGAAAAGGGGTTGCCGATGAGTGAGAGCGGACCAAGTGAAGTTGCCCACGCCGCCCGCGCGTTCAACGCCATGCGTGATCGCGTCGCGCAATATCTCGAGGAGCGCGTCCAAATTCTCGCGGCGATCTCGCACGACCTGCAGACGCCCATCACCCGGATGCGGTTGCGCGCCGATATGGCTGACGATACGCCGGAAAAGGAAAAACTGGTCAGTGACCTGCGTGAAATCGAACGTCTGGTGCAGGATGGCATCGCTTACGCACGCAGCGCTCACGGCAACGGCGAAAAATCATCCCGTATCGATCTGGCCTCTTTTATCGACAGCATCGCCTACGACTACCAGGATACTGGAAAAGCCGTTTCGGTTGTCGGCATGGTGCGCGGCACAGCGTCGACAAAGCCACATGCGTTGCGAAGAATCCTGACGAACTTCATAGATAACGCCCTCAAATTCGGCGGCAGTGCCGAAATTAAAGTGGACAGGCGTGACGAAGGTACGGTGGTTATCACAGTGCTCGATCGTGGGCCCGGCATCCCCGACGAGATGCTGCAAAATGCCATGCAGCCCTTCTTCCGGATTGAAACATCGCGAAACCGCGACACGGGCGGAACGGGTCTCGGACTGGCGATCGCGCAGCAGCTCGCCGGAACGATCGGCGGCTCGGTTCGCCTCTATAACAGGCAGGGCGGCGGGCTTGCGGCCGAAGTGGCTTTTCCCTGA
- a CDS encoding cytochrome P460 family protein codes for MEKQVFFAVALSVAAAGFGSIYSSRAETPPENASPIYGVTLPEGYRDWTFIAPAQEAPPLDELRVVLANDIAVNAYRTKTLPFPDGSILVKLAYKRRQSTEFPPATVPGAATTVQVMVKDSKKYTGSHGWGFGRFVDGKPVDAAQHETCLSCHEGNVKDHDFVFTRYAP; via the coding sequence ATGGAAAAGCAGGTTTTCTTCGCCGTTGCCCTTTCGGTTGCGGCAGCAGGCTTTGGCAGCATTTATTCAAGCCGGGCGGAAACGCCGCCGGAAAACGCTTCCCCCATCTACGGCGTTACACTCCCCGAAGGATACCGTGACTGGACGTTCATCGCACCCGCACAGGAAGCGCCGCCGCTGGACGAGCTTCGCGTTGTTCTGGCAAACGATATCGCCGTCAACGCCTACAGGACCAAGACCCTGCCCTTTCCCGACGGCTCGATACTGGTGAAGCTTGCCTATAAGCGGCGGCAGTCAACGGAGTTTCCGCCGGCCACTGTGCCGGGAGCCGCAACCACCGTGCAGGTGATGGTGAAGGACTCCAAAAAATATACCGGCAGCCACGGCTGGGGCTTCGGGCGGTTTGTTGACGGCAAGCCGGTGGATGCCGCGCAGCATGAGACCTGCCTCTCCTGCCACGAGGGCAACGTCAAGGACCACGATTTCGTCTTCACGCGATATGCGCCGTAA
- a CDS encoding Dps family protein yields MDTTTTARNRKLPLATPTDLGAEATRDIAAALAALLADVFTLYIKTKNFHWHVSGPHFRDYHTLLDEQGAQIFAMTDDIAERARKIGGTTIRSIGQIGRLQRLLDNDADFVTPEDMLAELLEDNKQLTAILRQTHNLTSDLNDHATTSLIENWIDETERRTWFLFETTRRAR; encoded by the coding sequence ATGGACACGACCACAACTGCCAGAAACCGCAAGCTTCCACTCGCAACGCCGACCGACCTCGGCGCTGAAGCGACCCGCGACATCGCCGCTGCTCTCGCCGCGCTTCTGGCGGATGTCTTCACGCTCTACATCAAGACCAAGAATTTCCACTGGCATGTTTCCGGTCCGCATTTCCGTGATTATCACACCCTGCTGGACGAACAGGGCGCCCAGATATTTGCGATGACCGACGACATTGCCGAAAGGGCGCGCAAGATCGGCGGCACGACCATTCGCTCCATCGGCCAAATTGGCCGGCTTCAGCGCCTCCTTGATAATGACGCAGACTTCGTCACGCCCGAAGATATGCTCGCCGAGCTGCTCGAGGACAACAAGCAGCTTACCGCCATCCTGCGGCAAACGCACAACCTCACCTCCGACCTCAACGACCACGCGACTACCAGCCTGATCGAAAACTGGATCGACGAGACCGAGCGCCGCACCTGGTTCCTGTTCGAAACCACCCGCCGCGCGCGGTGA
- a CDS encoding lipocalin family protein, protein MQKNRKRIMGALTFSLFLFAGSLAAAAPKPVAVDAGHYRGTWLEIGRMPMLLTDGCVAGYSTYRQGKSADEVLVEDGCREGTPRGKLKTIYGVGKIEDFASTKAKMRVRYPLLITFNYWVLYKSPDKSWFISANPSTDDVWVYARNVPSKTKLNRMMMKVRELGYDVKKLEFPAQR, encoded by the coding sequence ATGCAGAAAAATCGCAAGCGCATCATGGGTGCGCTGACATTCTCGCTTTTTCTATTCGCAGGCTCGCTCGCCGCGGCTGCCCCCAAGCCCGTTGCCGTTGACGCCGGTCACTATCGTGGCACATGGCTGGAAATCGGTCGCATGCCGATGCTTCTGACGGACGGATGCGTTGCCGGCTATTCCACCTACCGGCAAGGTAAGTCGGCCGATGAAGTGCTGGTCGAAGATGGCTGCCGCGAAGGCACGCCGCGGGGCAAATTGAAGACCATCTACGGTGTTGGAAAGATCGAGGACTTCGCGTCTACCAAGGCTAAGATGAGGGTCCGTTACCCGCTTCTGATCACGTTCAATTATTGGGTGCTTTATAAATCGCCTGACAAGTCCTGGTTCATCAGTGCCAATCCATCCACCGACGATGTCTGGGTTTACGCCCGCAACGTTCCGTCCAAAACGAAGCTCAACAGGATGATGATGAAAGTCCGTGAGCTGGGTTATGACGTCAAAAAGCTCGAATTTCCTGCCCAGAGATAA
- a CDS encoding enoyl ACP reductase FabMG family protein — MENPFALNHLSENTVFRKGDVFVLFGELFGRGYATGLLDEARRAGMEIVGITVGRRDENNVLRPLNAEELSSAEAQLGGRIINIPLMAGFDLDAPEGGPTPTDLLANMTLESWEHDKLDWDYLGQCRDIATARFKESLSKVMAVLDGMIPAGRNVFFAHTMAGGIPKAKVFLVVANRIYKGTGTRHMSSQTLLDSDLGKLILQNFDEVSANTFRHLIDFSAAIRERVEASGGQVRYTAYGYHGSAVLIDGSYRWQTYTNYTQGYAKMRLEGIAEEAWATGIKATVYNCPEIRTNSSDVFTGIELPLIPLLLALKKENGGQWADEQWQACEQLLADGLTMEDVFGKIAAMQASEVMRPFYDFSAWPMANSQAQADLTIGTSNEITQMHRDRKVMISDLLSGLVVKATGQLIFGEASKPSGPVLWLNHDIVARRLNASHAHSRSAAPLVA; from the coding sequence ATGGAAAACCCGTTTGCACTGAACCATCTTTCCGAGAACACGGTCTTCCGTAAGGGCGATGTTTTCGTCCTTTTCGGCGAACTGTTCGGCCGCGGATACGCAACCGGCCTGCTCGATGAAGCCAGACGGGCTGGAATGGAGATTGTCGGGATCACGGTCGGGCGGCGCGATGAGAACAACGTGCTGCGGCCGCTCAACGCCGAGGAACTGTCTTCGGCGGAGGCCCAGCTGGGCGGCAGGATCATCAACATCCCTCTCATGGCGGGTTTCGATCTGGATGCGCCCGAAGGCGGCCCAACGCCCACCGATCTCCTGGCAAATATGACGCTTGAGAGCTGGGAACACGACAAGCTCGACTGGGATTATCTCGGACAATGCCGCGATATCGCCACTGCGCGTTTTAAGGAATCGCTTTCAAAGGTCATGGCCGTTCTCGATGGCATGATCCCCGCCGGCCGCAATGTTTTCTTCGCCCACACAATGGCCGGAGGCATCCCGAAGGCGAAGGTATTCCTGGTCGTCGCCAATCGAATCTACAAGGGAACCGGAACCCGTCACATGTCGTCGCAGACCCTGCTCGACAGTGATCTGGGAAAACTCATCCTGCAGAATTTTGACGAGGTCTCCGCAAACACCTTCCGCCATCTCATTGATTTCAGCGCGGCGATCCGCGAGCGCGTCGAAGCTTCGGGCGGACAGGTGCGATACACGGCCTATGGTTACCACGGATCAGCCGTCCTCATTGATGGAAGCTATCGTTGGCAGACCTACACCAACTACACGCAGGGTTATGCCAAGATGCGGCTCGAAGGCATTGCAGAGGAGGCCTGGGCGACAGGCATCAAGGCAACTGTCTATAACTGCCCCGAAATCCGCACCAATTCGTCCGATGTGTTCACGGGTATCGAGCTGCCCCTTATTCCGCTGCTGCTTGCATTGAAGAAAGAAAACGGCGGCCAATGGGCAGACGAACAGTGGCAGGCCTGCGAGCAGTTGCTGGCCGATGGCTTAACCATGGAAGACGTCTTCGGCAAGATCGCCGCCATGCAGGCCAGCGAGGTCATGCGTCCGTTCTATGATTTTTCGGCCTGGCCCATGGCAAACAGCCAGGCACAGGCTGATTTGACCATCGGTACCTCCAATGAGATCACCCAGATGCATCGCGACAGAAAGGTGATGATCAGCGACCTCCTGAGCGGCCTCGTTGTGAAGGCAACCGGACAGCTGATTTTCGGCGAAGCGTCCAAACCCTCCGGTCCTGTCCTGTGGCTCAATCACGATATCGTGGCTCGCCGACTGAACGCTTCCCACGCGCATTCGAGGTCTGCCGCGCCGCTTGTCGCGTAG
- a CDS encoding HipA domain-containing protein: MMTRDAAEVLKMFRNMVFNVYARNRDDHAKNHAFLMDGNGRWSLAPAYDLTFSSGPGGEHSTAIAGEGRNPGMSHLLAVSKGSSISDQDAREVIEQVRAAVDRWPQFAEEARLSRSRTAELDEFLNGNRPAC, translated from the coding sequence ATGATGACCCGCGACGCTGCGGAAGTCCTCAAGATGTTCCGAAACATGGTGTTCAATGTCTATGCCAGAAACCGCGACGACCATGCGAAGAACCACGCATTCCTTATGGACGGGAATGGTCGTTGGTCTCTGGCACCCGCATACGATCTTACTTTTTCGTCTGGACCAGGCGGAGAGCACAGCACGGCTATAGCCGGGGAAGGCAGAAACCCCGGCATGTCTCACCTTCTGGCAGTCTCTAAAGGGTCCTCGATTTCAGATCAGGATGCCCGGGAAGTCATCGAACAGGTTCGAGCGGCCGTAGACCGCTGGCCGCAGTTTGCTGAAGAAGCTCGGCTTTCCAGATCCCGCACCGCCGAGCTCGACGAATTCCTGAATGGTAATCGGCCTGCTTGCTGA
- a CDS encoding alpha/beta fold hydrolase, which translates to MTDNPIELAISRRQVLLAGAALSTAMAMPSIAFSKSIPSRNEGAFPMTESFVKTKDGVDIYFKDWGPKDAQPIVFHHGWPLSSDDWDAQMLFFAQNGYRVVAHDRRGHGRSQQVSDGHDMDHYAADASAVAEHLDLRNAVHIGHSTGGGEVARYVAKFGEPQGRVAKAVLVSAVPPLMLKTPSNPGGLPIEVFDSFRRGVAENRAEFFLDVPTGPFYGFNRSGAKVYPGVIQNWWRQGMMGSAKAHYDGVKAFSGTDQTEDLKAITVPTLVLHGDDDQVVPIADSAELSVKLLKNGTLKVYKGYPHGMLTTHADVINPDLLAFVKS; encoded by the coding sequence ATGACCGACAATCCTATCGAGCTGGCAATTTCCAGACGGCAGGTTCTGCTGGCCGGTGCCGCGCTTTCCACCGCGATGGCCATGCCGTCGATCGCATTTTCAAAATCCATCCCATCCCGCAACGAAGGAGCATTTCCAATGACCGAATCATTCGTAAAGACCAAGGACGGCGTCGATATCTATTTCAAGGACTGGGGTCCGAAGGATGCCCAGCCAATCGTCTTCCATCACGGCTGGCCCTTGTCCTCCGACGACTGGGATGCGCAGATGCTGTTCTTTGCCCAGAACGGTTACCGCGTTGTGGCCCACGACCGTCGTGGCCACGGCCGTTCCCAGCAGGTGAGCGACGGCCACGATATGGATCACTATGCCGCCGATGCATCCGCCGTCGCCGAACATCTCGATCTCAGGAATGCGGTTCACATCGGCCACTCGACCGGTGGCGGTGAGGTTGCCCGTTACGTCGCCAAATTCGGTGAGCCGCAGGGCCGCGTTGCCAAGGCTGTTCTTGTCTCCGCAGTTCCCCCGCTGATGTTGAAGACGCCTTCCAATCCCGGCGGCCTGCCGATCGAAGTCTTCGACAGCTTCCGCAGGGGCGTTGCCGAAAACCGCGCCGAGTTCTTCCTCGACGTCCCGACCGGTCCCTTCTATGGTTTCAATCGGTCCGGTGCCAAAGTCTATCCCGGTGTCATCCAGAACTGGTGGCGTCAGGGCATGATGGGTAGCGCCAAGGCCCATTATGACGGCGTCAAGGCCTTTTCGGGAACCGATCAGACGGAAGACCTGAAAGCGATCACAGTGCCGACGCTCGTTCTCCACGGCGATGACGACCAGGTCGTGCCGATCGCAGATTCCGCTGAATTGTCTGTCAAACTTCTGAAGAATGGCACGCTGAAGGTATATAAGGGGTATCCGCACGGCATGCTGACGACCCATGCTGATGTCATCAATCCGGATTTGCTCGCCTTTGTGAAAAGCTGA
- a CDS encoding response regulator, whose translation MEHIDHILVVDDDREIRELVSSYLKKNGLRTSVAADGRQMRSFLDCNTVDLIVLDVMMPGDDGLVLCRELRAGKHKATPVLMLTARDDEMDRIIGLEMGADDYLSKPFAARELLARIKAILRRTRMLPPNLQISEAGQLLTFGDWRLDTVGRHLLDREGTTVALSGAEYRLLRVFIDHPQRVLNRDQLLNLTQGRDAELFDRSIDLLVSRVRQRLGDDAREPVYIKTVRAEGYVFAVPVEISEPRV comes from the coding sequence ATGGAACATATCGACCATATCCTCGTCGTGGATGACGACAGGGAAATCAGGGAACTGGTCTCCAGCTACCTGAAGAAGAACGGCCTGCGTACCAGCGTGGCAGCCGATGGACGGCAGATGAGAAGTTTTCTTGACTGTAATACCGTCGATCTCATCGTGCTCGACGTGATGATGCCGGGCGATGACGGGCTGGTTCTATGCCGGGAGTTGCGGGCGGGGAAACATAAAGCCACGCCGGTGCTGATGCTGACCGCCCGCGATGACGAGATGGATCGCATTATCGGGCTCGAAATGGGCGCCGACGACTATCTCTCGAAGCCTTTCGCTGCCCGCGAGCTTCTTGCCCGGATCAAGGCCATCCTGCGCCGCACGCGGATGCTGCCTCCCAATCTGCAGATCAGCGAGGCCGGGCAGCTCCTGACCTTCGGTGACTGGCGCCTCGACACCGTGGGCCGCCACCTGCTCGACAGGGAGGGCACGACCGTTGCCTTGAGCGGGGCTGAGTATCGGCTTCTCAGGGTTTTCATCGATCATCCCCAGCGCGTCCTCAACCGCGACCAGCTGTTAAATCTGACCCAGGGACGCGATGCCGAGCTTTTCGACCGGTCGATCGACCTTCTCGTGAGCCGCGTGCGCCAGCGGCTGGGGGATGACGCGCGCGAACCCGTCTACATCAAGACGGTGCGGGCGGAAGGATATGTCTTTGCGGTGCCCGTGGAAATTTCGGAGCCGAGGGTATGA
- a CDS encoding alpha/beta fold hydrolase yields the protein MNSEINFQRRRFFGIAAMTVAAVEFGAAGLAHAKGEALSPQPSTGRDGATSFGALKQVEAGVLSVSYAEAGPADGPVVLLLHGWPYDIYSYVDVAPVLASAGYRVLIPYLRGYGTTRFLSNDTARNGQQAALAVDMIAFLDALGVKQAVVAGYDWGARTADIMAALWPERCTGLVSVSGYLIGSQEINRKPLPPKAELSWWYQFYFATERGRAGYAANTRDFVRLIWQTASPTWKFSDETFNRSAPAFDNPDHVAITIHNYRWRLALADGEAKYDDYEHQLAKLPVITVPTITLEGDANGAPHPDPSAYASKFSGKYQHRNISGGIGHNLPQEAPEAFARAVLDVAKL from the coding sequence ATGAATTCCGAGATCAATTTCCAGCGTCGGCGCTTCTTCGGCATTGCCGCAATGACGGTTGCCGCCGTCGAATTCGGGGCAGCAGGCCTTGCTCATGCCAAGGGCGAAGCGCTTTCGCCTCAGCCATCAACCGGTCGCGACGGAGCTACCTCCTTTGGTGCCCTGAAGCAGGTTGAAGCAGGTGTACTCAGTGTCAGTTATGCAGAAGCCGGCCCTGCAGACGGCCCGGTCGTGCTGCTGCTGCATGGATGGCCCTACGATATCTACAGCTATGTCGATGTCGCACCCGTTCTTGCATCGGCAGGATATCGGGTACTCATCCCCTATCTGCGCGGTTATGGCACGACCCGTTTTCTCTCGAACGACACGGCACGCAACGGACAGCAGGCGGCGCTTGCGGTCGACATGATCGCTTTCCTCGACGCACTCGGCGTCAAACAGGCGGTCGTTGCCGGTTATGACTGGGGCGCTCGCACCGCCGACATCATGGCGGCGCTCTGGCCCGAGCGTTGCACCGGGCTGGTATCGGTCAGCGGCTATCTTATCGGCAGCCAGGAGATCAACAGGAAGCCGCTTCCGCCCAAGGCGGAACTCTCCTGGTGGTACCAGTTCTATTTCGCGACGGAACGCGGTCGTGCAGGCTATGCCGCCAACACCCGCGACTTCGTGCGCCTGATCTGGCAGACGGCATCTCCGACCTGGAAATTCAGCGACGAGACCTTTAATCGTTCTGCACCCGCATTCGACAATCCCGACCATGTGGCCATCACCATCCATAACTACCGCTGGCGGCTTGCCCTGGCAGACGGGGAAGCCAAGTACGATGACTACGAGCACCAGCTTGCGAAACTGCCCGTCATCACCGTGCCGACAATAACGCTGGAAGGCGATGCCAACGGCGCGCCGCATCCGGACCCTTCCGCCTACGCATCGAAGTTTTCCGGCAAATATCAGCATCGCAATATCAGCGGCGGCATCGGCCACAACCTGCCGCAGGAAGCCCCCGAGGCTTTTGCCAGGGCTGTTCTGGACGTCGCAAAGCTTTAA